One stretch of Lacrimispora sphenoides DNA includes these proteins:
- a CDS encoding Fe-S-containing hydro-lyase, translating to MDHHIKVPISREDAKSLSAGDYVYLTGTIYTARDAAHKRMKEALDQKGSLPFDIEGNMIYYMGPSPAREGRPIGSAGPTTASRMDKYTPLLLDMGMGGMIGKGKRSKEVIEAIVRNESVYFAAVGGAGALLSKCILSSEVIAYEDLGTEAIRRLEIKDFPVVVVIDSKGNNLYETAIERYRED from the coding sequence ATGGATCATCACATAAAGGTACCGATCAGCAGGGAAGATGCAAAGAGTTTAAGTGCAGGGGATTATGTTTATCTGACTGGGACCATTTATACTGCCCGGGATGCTGCTCATAAAAGAATGAAAGAAGCTTTGGACCAAAAGGGAAGTCTTCCCTTTGATATAGAAGGAAACATGATCTATTATATGGGACCATCCCCAGCCAGGGAAGGACGCCCTATCGGTTCCGCTGGACCGACCACAGCCAGCCGTATGGATAAGTACACTCCCCTTCTTCTGGATATGGGAATGGGGGGAATGATAGGGAAAGGGAAAAGAAGCAAAGAAGTTATAGAGGCCATTGTAAGAAACGAGTCCGTTTATTTTGCGGCGGTGGGAGGGGCTGGAGCTCTTCTTTCTAAATGCATCCTTTCCTCTGAAGTAATTGCTTATGAAGATTTAGGAACAGAGGCCATAAGGCGTCTGGAAATCAAAGACTTTCCAGTGGTAGTTGTCATAGACAGCAAAGGAAACAATTTATATGAAACAGCCATAGAAAGATACAGGGAGGACTAA
- a CDS encoding glycoside hydrolase family 1 protein encodes MNKVPKGFPSNFMWGGAVAANQLEGAYDLDGKGLCLADINEFQKDLPIEKRSNGEITRSYIEEALQSNDKNFPKRRGIDFYHTYPEDLKMLADLGFKTFRTSINWARIYPNGNDSQPNEKGLEFYDKLFDEIIKNGMEPMITISHYEMPLHLTTAYKGWYSRETIDFFVKYCKTVFDRYAGKVKYWIIVNQINLIGHESFNHLGVPEDTVDDLRSAKYQAVHHEMVACARATKYAHEKHPEMQIGMMLCGGPEYAATCKSEDVLATLKHNQMEYFFADVLLRGYYPGYAYRFFEDWNIKLTFENSDEEDLKNTADFFSFSYYYTQICSKESYERGNEAYRNKQLPANPWGWTIDPIGLRILLNEFYDRYQKPIYITENGVGYYDEVENGEIHDSYRVDYLRAHIEQMKEAIRDGVDLRGYYAWGPIDIISCSSCEMSKRYGFIYVDYDDYGNGTGKRIKKDSYAWMKKVIASGGEDLA; translated from the coding sequence ATGAATAAAGTACCAAAAGGTTTCCCATCAAATTTTATGTGGGGAGGTGCGGTAGCGGCAAATCAGCTGGAAGGCGCTTATGACCTGGACGGCAAAGGCCTATGCCTGGCAGATATTAACGAGTTTCAAAAAGATCTTCCCATTGAAAAGCGTTCCAATGGGGAAATAACCAGATCGTATATAGAGGAAGCCTTACAAAGCAATGATAAAAACTTTCCTAAAAGGAGAGGCATAGATTTTTACCATACCTATCCTGAGGATTTAAAAATGCTGGCTGATCTGGGATTTAAAACATTCAGAACTTCCATTAACTGGGCCAGAATCTATCCAAACGGTAATGATAGTCAGCCAAATGAGAAGGGGCTTGAGTTTTATGATAAATTATTTGATGAGATCATTAAAAATGGCATGGAGCCAATGATCACCATTTCTCATTATGAGATGCCTCTTCACTTAACCACTGCATATAAAGGCTGGTATTCCAGAGAGACCATTGATTTTTTCGTTAAGTACTGCAAAACAGTATTTGACCGATATGCAGGTAAGGTAAAGTACTGGATTATTGTCAATCAAATTAATTTGATCGGCCATGAGTCCTTTAATCACCTTGGAGTCCCGGAAGACACGGTTGATGATCTCCGTTCTGCAAAATATCAGGCAGTCCATCATGAGATGGTGGCATGTGCCAGGGCCACAAAATATGCACATGAAAAACATCCTGAAATGCAGATCGGCATGATGCTGTGCGGCGGTCCGGAATATGCTGCCACATGTAAGTCCGAGGATGTGTTAGCCACATTGAAACATAATCAGATGGAGTATTTTTTTGCCGATGTATTGCTTCGGGGATATTATCCCGGTTATGCATACCGTTTCTTTGAGGATTGGAATATTAAGCTCACATTTGAAAACAGTGATGAAGAGGATTTAAAAAATACGGCTGACTTTTTCTCATTTTCATATTATTATACTCAGATATGTTCAAAGGAGAGTTATGAGAGAGGAAATGAGGCATACAGGAATAAACAGCTGCCGGCAAACCCGTGGGGCTGGACCATTGATCCCATAGGACTAAGAATCTTATTAAATGAATTTTATGACAGATATCAAAAGCCTATTTATATAACTGAAAATGGAGTGGGATACTACGATGAAGTAGAAAATGGAGAAATTCATGATTCCTACAGAGTGGACTATCTCCGGGCCCATATTGAGCAGATGAAGGAAGCCATTCGTGATGGGGTAGATCTAAGAGGCTATTATGCATGGGGGCCGATCGATATTATTTCCTGCTCTTCCTGTGAAATGAGCAAACGTTATGGTTTTATTTATGTAGATTATGACGATTATGGTAATGGAACAGGAAAAAGAATCAAAAAGGACAGTTATGCATGGATGAAAAAAGTGATTGCATCGGGCGGTGAGGATCTGGCTTAA
- a CDS encoding RrF2 family transcriptional regulator: MTSEFAVAVHGVVYLNQRKVTISSEELASNVCTNPARVRKVMAKLKKAGIITTKEGLEGGYHFGKDSSEVNLRSICDALDVTFVSSSWKSGNVDTPCMIASGMSGVMDEIYGDLNELCRRRMEEITIKDIQEKLIRNRLDSKA; encoded by the coding sequence ATGACAAGTGAGTTTGCAGTAGCGGTTCATGGAGTAGTTTATTTAAACCAGAGGAAGGTCACCATTTCCAGTGAGGAACTGGCTTCCAATGTATGCACCAATCCTGCCCGGGTAAGAAAGGTGATGGCAAAGTTAAAAAAAGCCGGAATAATCACAACAAAGGAAGGGCTGGAGGGCGGCTATCATTTTGGCAAAGATTCCTCAGAAGTAAATTTAAGAAGCATTTGTGATGCTTTGGATGTTACCTTTGTATCTTCTTCCTGGAAATCCGGCAATGTAGATACCCCCTGTATGATAGCTTCTGGAATGTCAGGAGTCATGGATGAAATTTATGGGGATTTAAATGAGCTTTGCAGAAGAAGAATGGAAGAGATCACGATAAAAGATATTCAGGAAAAACTAATCAGGAATCGTCTTGATTCTAAGGCATGA
- a CDS encoding lysophospholipid acyltransferase family protein, with translation MNRIFYMVVRNLFRVPVWFYRIWRMGLPKDTHTDEQRYDYLRHVVKTVNKTGRIKVEVQGVENLPAENGFILFPNHQGLFDVLALMEACPKSFSVVVKKEAARLILVKQVIKALDGFSIDRQDIRASMEIITKMAEKVKMGKNFAIFPEGTRSREGNKLLAFKGGTFKSAVNAKCPIVPVALIDCFKPFDENSSRKQTVQVCFLKPLYAEDYQKMKTIQIAEMVHDKIQEEINQKIG, from the coding sequence ATGAATCGTATCTTCTATATGGTAGTAAGAAATCTTTTTCGTGTTCCCGTATGGTTTTACCGTATATGGAGGATGGGCCTTCCGAAAGATACTCATACCGATGAGCAGCGCTATGATTATCTCCGTCATGTAGTGAAAACGGTAAATAAAACAGGGCGCATTAAGGTAGAGGTTCAGGGAGTTGAGAATCTGCCCGCTGAAAATGGATTTATCCTGTTTCCCAACCATCAGGGATTGTTTGACGTACTGGCTCTTATGGAAGCCTGCCCCAAATCTTTTAGTGTAGTTGTAAAGAAAGAAGCCGCCAGACTTATTTTAGTAAAGCAGGTAATCAAAGCTCTGGATGGTTTTTCTATAGACCGCCAGGACATCAGGGCTTCTATGGAGATCATAACTAAGATGGCGGAAAAGGTAAAAATGGGAAAGAACTTTGCAATCTTCCCAGAGGGAACCCGTAGCCGTGAAGGAAATAAGCTGCTGGCATTTAAGGGAGGAACCTTTAAAAGTGCCGTAAATGCCAAATGTCCCATTGTGCCGGTTGCACTGATCGATTGTTTCAAACCCTTTGATGAGAACTCTTCCAGAAAACAAACCGTGCAGGTTTGCTTCCTAAAGCCGCTTTATGCGGAGGATTATCAGAAGATGAAAACCATCCAGATAGCGGAAATGGTACATGACAAAATACAGGAAGAAATAAATCAAAAAATAGGTTGA
- a CDS encoding PTS sugar transporter subunit IIC, whose product MKQLIHWLEHSFAPKMNKINNNVWVTTLKDSIMQVLPFILLGSIFCFLTVPGEVFGWEWWPNFWTPFGWTMGLLSLFVAFLIPFNLMEKKRLRRQRIIAALSGVVAFLIIISPQVIKDGQAGFQHASLGAGGMFVAITAGAFTGFIMGIFGKFSFFKEDSVIPDFVRAWFDLMLPAGIIVCSLWILVDLLGVDLYNILLSLFMPISNVMQTPWGFVLSLLLVCFLYSLGISSWVLTPVYKPAMLMAITANVTMAAAGTATHETLNLVTDPTVYSAYLWIGGIGCTLPLVIMLIFAKSNKLRALGRACFVPAIFNINEPVVFGCIAWNPIMMIPMWLMGIVLPTVVWIFTKVIPFAPIPTRVFDMWYCPFPISTWLTTGSIKGVILMAVCALISTVIWYPFFRIYDSQETEAEKIAEEKK is encoded by the coding sequence ATGAAACAGTTAATTCATTGGTTAGAGCATAGTTTCGCACCAAAGATGAACAAAATTAACAATAATGTATGGGTTACCACTTTAAAAGATTCTATTATGCAGGTGCTTCCGTTTATTTTATTAGGATCAATATTTTGCTTTTTAACTGTCCCCGGAGAAGTCTTTGGCTGGGAGTGGTGGCCAAATTTCTGGACTCCGTTTGGCTGGACAATGGGGTTGCTATCATTATTTGTGGCATTTTTAATACCATTTAACTTAATGGAAAAAAAGCGTCTGCGCAGACAGAGAATTATTGCAGCGCTCTCCGGTGTAGTAGCATTTTTAATTATTATTTCTCCTCAGGTAATAAAGGATGGGCAAGCTGGGTTTCAGCATGCATCTTTAGGTGCCGGAGGTATGTTTGTAGCGATTACAGCAGGTGCTTTTACAGGTTTTATTATGGGGATTTTCGGAAAGTTCTCATTCTTTAAAGAGGATTCCGTTATACCTGATTTTGTAAGAGCCTGGTTTGACTTAATGTTACCGGCTGGTATCATCGTTTGTTCCCTTTGGATTTTGGTGGATCTGCTTGGGGTTGATCTTTATAATATCTTACTGTCATTATTTATGCCAATCTCCAATGTTATGCAGACTCCCTGGGGATTTGTACTTTCTCTTTTGCTTGTTTGTTTTTTATATTCCCTGGGAATTTCAAGCTGGGTTCTTACCCCAGTTTACAAACCGGCGATGCTCATGGCCATTACCGCCAATGTTACCATGGCAGCGGCCGGAACGGCTACTCATGAAACACTAAACCTGGTCACTGATCCAACGGTATACTCTGCTTATTTATGGATCGGTGGAATCGGATGCACATTGCCATTAGTTATTATGCTCATATTTGCAAAGAGCAATAAATTGAGAGCACTCGGACGTGCCTGTTTTGTACCTGCAATTTTTAATATTAACGAGCCGGTCGTATTCGGATGCATTGCATGGAATCCAATTATGATGATTCCCATGTGGTTGATGGGAATCGTACTTCCTACAGTAGTCTGGATTTTTACAAAGGTAATTCCATTTGCACCGATACCTACCAGGGTGTTTGATATGTGGTATTGTCCATTTCCTATTTCCACATGGCTCACAACAGGAAGTATCAAAGGTGTAATTTTAATGGCTGTCTGTGCATTGATCTCAACTGTCATATGGTATCCTTTTTTCCGTATCTATGACAGCCAGGAGACAGAAGCAGAGAAAATAGCAGAGGAAAAGAAATAA
- a CDS encoding BglG family transcription antiterminator: MGPKLLKLIRILLMHTNEMTASALAAEMGVSERSIKNYISEINDNHPQTILSSRKGYTIKAEAGRKILNDSGTHIPQSSQERMVYIINLLIKQEAGIDAYDLCDTIYISYSTLKNELGAVKKKLNQFDLKLLNQKDNLSIEGLEKNKRRLLSSILYDESNINFVSLKTIQHVFPDIEIEYIKNTLLNIFDEYQYFVNDYSLINIVLHITIAIDRIKNHNINTQDVQELAQIRHHEYELASQVTKELEDHFHITYSEAEIYELALLLISRATTIDYKSITTANLEDFIGKECFDLVEEMIQSVNAYYYIDLSEPEFLIRFAIHIRNLLQRSKNQQFSKNPLTEEIKTSCPLIYDVSVYLSGIIKDRTGIIINDDEIAYITFHLGSTLEAQKSLNKKVTAILYCPNYYDLNIRLTDTINQHFSCEMLITNIITDDSALEQVPKCDFIMSTVPLHGFYGVDIVHIGMFFTDKDISLIRNKITSVRINKRKATFKNYLELLIIPEFFERRDDLKTEGDAIEYLASKMHQLGYVNETFREDIYMREKLSSTAFHDFAIPHAMKMHAEKTGLNILISDSPISWNGKPIYLIIMMCFNKNDRYIFNEIFEPLTMMLTDRELIKKLIQVKDHETFIQMLTDNLEVTF, from the coding sequence ATGGGGCCAAAACTATTAAAATTGATTCGTATCTTGTTGATGCACACAAATGAAATGACTGCTTCTGCTTTAGCTGCTGAAATGGGGGTATCGGAACGAAGTATAAAAAATTACATTTCAGAAATCAATGACAACCATCCTCAGACCATCCTCTCTTCCAGGAAGGGGTATACTATAAAAGCAGAGGCCGGAAGAAAAATATTAAATGACTCCGGCACTCACATCCCCCAGTCTTCCCAGGAAAGAATGGTTTATATTATCAACCTTTTAATCAAACAGGAAGCCGGCATTGATGCATACGACTTGTGCGATACCATATACATCAGCTACTCCACTTTAAAAAATGAACTGGGAGCTGTAAAAAAGAAACTGAACCAGTTTGATTTAAAGCTTTTGAATCAAAAGGACAACTTGTCCATTGAAGGACTGGAGAAGAACAAACGCCGATTGCTCAGTTCTATTTTATACGATGAGTCCAATATTAACTTTGTAAGCTTAAAAACAATTCAGCATGTTTTTCCTGATATTGAAATTGAATATATCAAAAATACATTGCTGAATATTTTTGATGAATACCAATATTTTGTTAACGACTATTCTCTGATCAATATTGTACTGCACATTACCATAGCCATTGACAGAATCAAAAATCACAACATCAATACCCAGGATGTTCAGGAACTGGCTCAGATACGCCATCATGAATATGAACTGGCAAGTCAGGTCACGAAAGAATTGGAAGATCATTTTCATATCACATATAGTGAGGCAGAAATTTATGAACTTGCACTGCTGCTGATTTCCAGAGCCACCACCATTGATTATAAAAGCATAACCACTGCAAATCTGGAGGACTTTATCGGCAAGGAATGCTTTGACCTGGTGGAAGAGATGATCCAGTCAGTGAATGCTTATTACTATATTGATTTATCGGAACCTGAATTTCTGATTCGCTTTGCCATTCATATTAGAAATTTACTTCAAAGATCAAAGAACCAGCAGTTTTCAAAAAATCCTTTAACGGAAGAAATTAAAACTTCCTGTCCTTTAATTTATGATGTATCCGTATATTTATCCGGAATCATCAAAGACCGTACGGGGATCATCATAAATGATGATGAGATTGCTTATATCACTTTTCACCTTGGAAGCACTCTGGAAGCACAAAAAAGTCTTAATAAAAAGGTAACTGCTATATTATACTGTCCTAACTATTATGATTTAAATATACGTCTGACAGATACCATCAATCAGCACTTTTCCTGTGAAATGCTGATAACCAACATCATAACGGATGATTCGGCTTTAGAACAGGTTCCTAAATGCGACTTTATTATGTCTACGGTTCCTCTTCATGGCTTTTATGGGGTGGACATCGTTCATATCGGAATGTTTTTTACAGATAAGGATATTTCTTTGATCAGAAATAAAATTACATCCGTAAGAATCAATAAAAGAAAAGCAACCTTTAAAAATTATTTGGAGCTGTTAATTATCCCTGAATTCTTTGAAAGAAGAGATGACTTAAAAACAGAAGGGGATGCCATCGAATATCTGGCCAGTAAGATGCATCAGCTAGGTTATGTAAACGAGACCTTCCGGGAAGATATCTACATGCGTGAAAAACTTTCATCTACTGCTTTTCATGATTTTGCAATTCCCCATGCAATGAAAATGCATGCAGAAAAGACAGGACTGAATATTTTGATATCAGACTCTCCAATCTCATGGAATGGAAAGCCCATTTATTTAATCATCATGATGTGCTTTAACAAGAATGACCGATATATTTTTAATGAAATCTTTGAGCCTCTTACCATGATGCTCACAGACAGAGAATTAATAAAAAAACTGATTCAGGTCAAAGATCATGAAACCTTCATCCAAATGCTGACTGATAACTTGGAAGTGACCTTCTAG
- a CDS encoding HPr family phosphocarrier protein produces the protein MKQFEFVVQDAMGIHARPAADMAAAAKKFTSLILLRKEEMEADLKNPLAIMRLAVKQEERVTITAAGDDENQAIEQLKDLTVNIGLSKNR, from the coding sequence GTGAAGCAGTTTGAATTTGTAGTTCAGGATGCTATGGGGATTCATGCCAGGCCGGCAGCAGATATGGCAGCAGCCGCCAAGAAATTTACCTCTCTTATCTTATTAAGAAAAGAAGAGATGGAAGCTGATCTAAAAAATCCTCTTGCTATTATGAGATTAGCAGTCAAACAGGAAGAACGGGTAACAATAACAGCCGCTGGAGATGATGAAAACCAGGCAATTGAGCAGTTGAAAGATCTGACAGTAAACATTGGGTTATCCAAAAACCGCTGA
- a CDS encoding fumarate hydratase: MIRTVKVEEITKNIKEMCIEANHVLSSDMERVFLKAVDEETSPLGRQVLCQLKENLKIAGEDMIPICQDTGMAVIFVRIGQDVHIEGGNVTDAINQGVREGYVEGYLRKSVVEPVERVNTKDNTPAVIHYEVVNGDQIDITVAPKGFGSENMSRIFMLKPADGLEGIKDSILTAVKEAGPNACPPMVVGVGIGGTFEKCAQLAKQALTRDIEKRSSISYVKDLESEMLEKINKLGIGPGGLGGRITALAVNIETYPTHIAGLPVAVNICCHVNRHAHRVI, encoded by the coding sequence ATGATCAGAACGGTTAAAGTTGAAGAAATAACGAAGAACATAAAAGAAATGTGCATAGAAGCCAACCATGTGCTGTCTAGTGATATGGAGAGGGTATTTCTTAAGGCAGTGGATGAAGAAACTTCACCCCTTGGCAGACAGGTGCTCTGCCAGCTGAAGGAAAACTTAAAGATAGCGGGAGAAGATATGATTCCCATTTGCCAGGACACTGGGATGGCAGTGATATTTGTAAGGATAGGACAGGACGTGCATATAGAAGGCGGAAATGTTACCGATGCAATCAATCAGGGAGTAAGAGAAGGGTATGTAGAAGGTTATTTAAGAAAATCTGTGGTGGAGCCGGTGGAGCGGGTAAATACAAAAGATAATACCCCTGCAGTCATCCATTATGAAGTTGTGAACGGAGATCAGATAGATATTACAGTTGCTCCCAAAGGGTTTGGAAGTGAAAACATGAGCCGCATATTCATGTTAAAGCCCGCGGATGGATTGGAAGGGATCAAGGATTCCATATTAACTGCAGTTAAGGAAGCCGGACCAAATGCGTGCCCTCCCATGGTGGTTGGAGTAGGAATCGGCGGAACGTTTGAAAAATGTGCCCAGTTAGCCAAGCAGGCATTGACCAGAGATATTGAGAAACGGTCTTCTATTTCCTATGTAAAAGACTTAGAATCAGAGATGCTTGAGAAAATCAATAAGCTTGGAATCGGCCCCGGAGGTCTGGGAGGAAGGATCACCGCCCTTGCCGTAAATATTGAAACCTATCCGACTCACATAGCCGGACTGCCAGTGGCAGTTAATATCTGTTGTCATGTAAACCGACATGCACACAGGGTCATATAA
- a CDS encoding PTS lactose transporter subunit IIB, whose translation MLNVLLVCGSGASSGFMAANIRKAAAAKKMEINIKARGESEIENYIDEIDALMVGPHLAYIMDEIEEYTGGKAVKVILMKPEYYSTLNGDMALEHLLSEMS comes from the coding sequence ATGTTAAATGTTTTACTGGTTTGCGGATCTGGTGCAAGTTCCGGATTTATGGCAGCTAATATAAGAAAGGCAGCGGCTGCAAAAAAGATGGAGATTAATATAAAGGCCAGAGGAGAAAGTGAAATCGAAAACTATATTGATGAAATTGATGCCCTCATGGTAGGACCTCATCTGGCCTATATCATGGATGAAATTGAAGAATACACAGGCGGAAAGGCTGTTAAGGTCATCTTAATGAAGCCGGAGTACTATTCCACGTTAAATGGAGATATGGCGTTGGAACATTTGCTGAGTGAAATGAGCTGA
- a CDS encoding hemolysin family protein: MDSDPGAAQIAAQILLLIALTLMNAFFAGAEMAVVSVNKNRIRMLADSGNKKAALIQKLSEDSTGFLSTIQVAITFAGFFSSASAATGISQILGGKMLALGIPYSRSIAMVTVTIILSYFNLVFGELVPKRIALQKAEWFSLFAVRPIYGVSKVMAPFIKLLSVSTNGILKLLGMKTDNLEEEISEEEIRSMLQLGRESGVFNKIEEEMITSIFLFDDKRAREIMTPRQDMVAVDIKNPMELVLNEILDSRHSRIPVYEEEIDNIIGILSMKDFIIEMNKYDQAGIDIRTIMQKPFFIPENKKTDDLFLEMKKSKTKMAILVDEYGGVSGLITMEDLIEEIVGDIPDEYDDWEPELIEVEPNVYKATGSISLYDLDDVLHEEIESSCDTLSGYLIEILGFIPKKSQLPLDLEDEKNLYTILEMDDKVIKNAIVRIKEK, translated from the coding sequence TTGGACAGTGACCCAGGCGCGGCGCAGATAGCCGCACAGATTTTATTATTAATTGCTTTGACCTTAATGAATGCGTTCTTCGCAGGAGCGGAAATGGCTGTTGTATCAGTCAACAAAAACAGGATCCGGATGCTGGCTGACAGCGGAAATAAGAAAGCAGCTCTGATTCAGAAGCTTTCCGAGGATTCAACCGGTTTTCTTTCAACCATCCAGGTAGCCATAACCTTTGCCGGTTTCTTTTCCAGTGCATCGGCTGCAACAGGAATTTCACAGATACTTGGTGGAAAGATGCTGGCTTTGGGAATCCCCTACAGCCGTAGTATTGCCATGGTGACAGTAACCATCATCCTGTCTTATTTTAACCTGGTATTTGGCGAACTGGTACCGAAAAGGATTGCATTGCAAAAAGCGGAATGGTTCAGCTTATTCGCAGTACGCCCTATTTACGGCGTATCAAAAGTCATGGCTCCGTTCATTAAGCTTCTTTCTGTATCAACCAATGGAATCTTAAAGCTTCTTGGCATGAAGACTGACAATCTGGAGGAAGAAATTTCTGAGGAAGAAATTCGTTCTATGCTCCAGCTGGGTCGGGAAAGCGGAGTGTTCAATAAAATCGAAGAAGAAATGATTACTTCTATTTTTCTCTTTGATGATAAAAGAGCCAGAGAAATCATGACTCCCAGACAGGATATGGTGGCAGTGGATATAAAAAATCCTATGGAGCTTGTCCTTAATGAGATACTGGACAGCAGACATTCCAGAATTCCGGTTTATGAAGAAGAAATTGATAATATTATCGGTATTTTATCCATGAAGGATTTTATCATTGAAATGAATAAATATGATCAGGCGGGTATTGATATCCGAACCATCATGCAGAAGCCTTTTTTTATTCCGGAAAATAAAAAGACAGATGATTTATTTCTGGAAATGAAAAAAAGTAAAACCAAAATGGCCATCCTGGTGGATGAGTACGGAGGAGTTTCCGGTCTTATCACAATGGAGGATCTGATAGAAGAAATTGTAGGAGATATCCCGGATGAATATGATGATTGGGAGCCGGAGCTGATAGAAGTGGAACCTAATGTCTATAAAGCAACAGGAAGTATATCTCTGTATGATTTGGATGATGTGCTTCATGAAGAAATAGAAAGCTCCTGTGATACATTGTCAGGATATCTGATAGAAATACTTGGTTTTATACCAAAGAAATCTCAGCTTCCATTGGATCTTGAGGATGAAAAGAATCTTTATACCATTTTAGAGATGGATGATAAAGTAATAAAGAATGCCATTGTCCGGATAAAGGAAAAATAA
- a CDS encoding PTS lactose/cellobiose transporter subunit IIA — protein sequence MDEKTLESAMSIIMNAGDARLLCKEALTAIADHDFILANEKMKDAQKKITEAHRIQTDAIQGETRGEKTEYSLIFAHAQDTLMTIYSEINIAKQMIKIFESWEKRLKRLEKQE from the coding sequence ATGGATGAAAAAACACTAGAATCTGCAATGAGCATCATTATGAATGCGGGAGATGCACGTTTACTGTGCAAAGAAGCATTGACAGCCATTGCCGATCATGATTTTATTTTAGCCAATGAAAAAATGAAGGACGCGCAGAAAAAGATTACTGAGGCACACCGGATCCAGACAGATGCCATTCAGGGAGAAACCAGAGGAGAAAAAACAGAGTATTCATTGATTTTCGCCCATGCACAGGATACATTAATGACCATATACAGTGAAATTAATATTGCAAAGCAAATGATCAAAATCTTTGAAAGTTGGGAAAAGCGTTTGAAACGCTTGGAAAAACAAGAATAG